The following are from one region of the Siniperca chuatsi isolate FFG_IHB_CAS linkage group LG21, ASM2008510v1, whole genome shotgun sequence genome:
- the ccdc43 gene encoding coiled-coil domain-containing protein 43 isoform X1, with the protein MAAPVSDAGEFESWLNDRLDSLEVDREVYRAYILGVLQEDESDEEKGDALQGILSAFLDEDTVEDVCKEIIKQWTECRSRSAAKRDADDAEVQAIAKMIEKQAQVVVKHKEVSEESKKRKEALLAQYANVTDEEDEAEEEVPTSGNNFTGNDKSLFKNTNVEEVLNRQKQKRDQAREDAQKKKEGDKMQREKDKLAKQDRKEKEKKRTQKGERKR; encoded by the exons ATGGCTGCGCCCGTGTCAGACGCCGGCGAGTTTGAAAGCTGGCTAAATGATCGTCTAGACTCGTTAGAAGTGGACCGTGAGGTGTATAGGGCGTACATTTTAGGGGTCCTGCAAGAAGACGAGAGTGACGAGGAAAAAGGAGATGCGCTTCAAGGAATTTTATCCGCATTTCTG GATGAGGACACCGTGGAAGATGTCTGCAAAGAGATCATCAAGCAGTGGACAGAGTGTCGCAGCCGATCAGCAGCCAAAAGAGATGCTGATGATG CTGAGGTCCAGGCCATCGCCAAAATGATCGAAAAACAAGCTCAGGTTGTGGTGAAACACAAGGAGGTGTCTGAGGAGtcgaagaaaaggaaagaagccCTCCTTGCTCAATACGCTAATGTAACGGACGAAGAGGA TGAAGCTGAAGAAGAGGTACCAACAAGTGGAAATAACTTTACCGGAAATGATAAAT CCCTGTTTAAGAACACCAACGTGGAAGAGGTgctgaacagacaaaagcaAAAGCGGGACCAGGCTCGTGAAGATGctcagaagaagaaggaaggggACAAGATGCAGCGGGAGAAGGACAAACTAGCcaaacaagacagaaaagagaaggagaagaagcgTACACAAAAAGGTGAACGCAAAAGATAA
- the ccdc43 gene encoding coiled-coil domain-containing protein 43 isoform X2 encodes MAAPVSDAGEFESWLNDRLDSLEVDREVYRAYILGVLQEDESDEEKGDALQGILSAFLDEDTVEDVCKEIIKQWTECRSRSAAKRDADDAEVQAIAKMIEKQAQVVVKHKEVSEESKKRKEALLAQYANVTDEEDEAEEEVPTSGNNFTGNDKCILSKLSFTESVSPV; translated from the exons ATGGCTGCGCCCGTGTCAGACGCCGGCGAGTTTGAAAGCTGGCTAAATGATCGTCTAGACTCGTTAGAAGTGGACCGTGAGGTGTATAGGGCGTACATTTTAGGGGTCCTGCAAGAAGACGAGAGTGACGAGGAAAAAGGAGATGCGCTTCAAGGAATTTTATCCGCATTTCTG GATGAGGACACCGTGGAAGATGTCTGCAAAGAGATCATCAAGCAGTGGACAGAGTGTCGCAGCCGATCAGCAGCCAAAAGAGATGCTGATGATG CTGAGGTCCAGGCCATCGCCAAAATGATCGAAAAACAAGCTCAGGTTGTGGTGAAACACAAGGAGGTGTCTGAGGAGtcgaagaaaaggaaagaagccCTCCTTGCTCAATACGCTAATGTAACGGACGAAGAGGA TGAAGCTGAAGAAGAGGTACCAACAAGTGGAAATAACTTTACCGGAAATGATAAATGTATCCTTTCTAAA CTGTCCTTTACTGAAAGTGTCAGCCCTGTTTAA
- the moto gene encoding meiosis-specific coiled-coil domain-containing protein MEIOC produces the protein MAFDGHQSTFANSLFPTYQRQASVNVDGGNNGSVPLPFVSVPSVSLQEQDTASYVPWSYNPHDDPFGLINCAQSSIKSRKPTDNPDCDGETDLQGLVSNILDEADSQDSYYSERSLPTCNPVWSPKTLREELIQYFQSEAKTQHNPTFPPNYVSCEALSKVQGLSVDKDVEECSQQSNGLATNQQWLFNLPNRDRDSYTLRPQKLPPGLPMPNIGNTYLSQIQQSKYDNMSADRDRGNSQPVNNFPDLSDVFRPQIEMNSPCFHPYYEDHYIQSSTKPISNEQYVPQDINQLVSSFQSFMAGEHDSLCRGDFPNMHRQTVGMHHEDSMVEQWKITSPAMSTQSSPAMWTQKQLVGEFGTVQMERNGGVRKQTFKRDAFQDQPGFSPQNTEYLKQPKPFSASLKLPNQYQSKMTMHRENTSLPINMSMNQYSKHHIQQGQIQSKIKSQMQKEKMRMHMSGCLGEGFSTRPLTNTNMRVGDKKQVLSQNPYFDHLGSMRSQRFDGETTMVSAGITQQLMPLLYPVNDHRRHSSVPINSSNFSSRSTLPYGSGVPGMDVGDVMSANECAAFSDMMTRRGENTYHGMSSAMTSSMGMNQGGPVIQLYFYLDECYEQWRCLEKERKRTEVILTKTFVGKRTTAVTNTDLPKTPPNPTRVDHLIVNQMREQARVASLLDRMECLYNISLDTNIHTALNRHHMAICITQARRKEEIASMSEHQRQRAHFTEDRDTLLLAIALKDLAATTRKLRTALWCALQMTLPKPINKRDHHVNREATHREGCSSPFEGYSFKL, from the exons ATGGCATTTGACGGACATCAGAGCACATTTGCAAATTCACTCTTTCCCACATACCAGCGTCAG gcCAGTGTAAATGTAGATGGTGGAAACAATGGTAGCGTGCCATTGCCCTTTGTTTCTGTCCCCAGTGTCTCACTGCAGGAACAGGACACAGCATCCTATGTGCCCTGGTCTTACAATCCTCATGATGATCCATTTGGTCTTATCAATTGTGCCCAGAGCAGCATTAAAAGCAG AAAACCCACTGATAATCCTGATTGTGACGGGGAGACTGATCTACAGGGTCTAGTGTCAAATATTTTGGATGAAGCAGATTCACAAGACAGCTACTACAGTGAACG GAGCCTACCTACATGTAATCCCGTCTGGTCTCCAAAGACATTGAGAGAAGAACTGATACAGTATTTTCAATCAGAGGCTAAAACGCAACATAACCCGACATTTCCTCCAAACTATGTATCCTGTGAGGCTTTAAGTAAAGTGCAGGGACTGTCAGTGGACAAAGATGTTGAAGAGTGTAGTCAACAGTCCAATGGCCTTGCTACCAATCAACAATGGCTTTTTAATTTGCCtaacagagacagggacagctACACCCTCCGTCCTCAGAAACTGCCACCAGGTCTACCAATGCCCAATATAGGAAACACCTACCTGTCACAGATACAACAAAGCAAATATGACAACATGTCAGCTGATAGAGACAGAGGGAATAGTCAGCCTGTGAATAATTTCCCTGACCTCAGTGATGTCTTTAGACCTCAAATTGAAATGAACAGCCCATGCTTTCATCCTTATTATGAAGACCACTACATCCAAAGCAGTACAAAGCCCATCAGTAATGAGCAGTATGTGCCACAGGACATTAACCAATTGGTCAGCAGTTTTCAGTCATTCATGGCTGGTGAGCATGATAGCTTATGTCGTGGAGACTTTCCAAACATGCACAGGCAGACAGTGGGCATGCACCATGAAGACAGCATGGTTGAACAATGGAAAATCACCAGTCCTGCAATGTCAACACAAAGTAGTCCTGCAATGTGGACCCAAAAACAGCTGGTGGGAGAATTTGGGACTGtgcagatggaaagaaatggAGGAGTGAGGAAACAGACATTTAAGCGTGATGCCTTTCAAGATCAACCTGGTTTCAGCCCTCAAAACACAGAGTACTTAAAGCAACCAAAGCCATTTTCTGCATCTTTAAAGCTCCCAAACCAATACCAAAGCAAGATGACCATGCACAGAGAGAACACTTCACTTCCCATTAACATGAGCATGAACCAGTATTCAAAGCATCATATCCAGCAGGGCCAGATACAGAGCAAGATCAAGTCTCAGATGCAGAAGGAAAAGATGAGGATGCATATGTCTGGCTGTCTGGGAGAAGGATTCTCTACAAGACCCCTGACCAACACTAACATGAGAGTGGGAGATAAGAAACAGGTCCTCTCACAAAACCCGTACTTTGACCACCTGGGGAGCATGCGGTCTCAGAGATTTGATGGAGAAACCACCATGGTCAGTGCAGGGATTACACAGCAGCTCATGCCTCTTTTGTATCCTGTAAATGACCACAGAAGGCACTCCAGTGTGCCCATCAACTCCTCTAACTTCAGCTCTAGATCCACACTGCCCTATGGAAGCGGTGTTCCtggcatggatgtgggtgatgTGATGTCAGCCAATGAGTGTGCAGCTTTCAGTGACATGATGACCCGCAGAGGAGAGAACACTTATCATGGCATGTCCTCAGCCATGACAAGTTCAATGGGGATGAATCAAGGAGGACCTGTGATCCAGCTTTACTTCTACCTGGACGAGTGTTATGAGCAGTGGAGGTGtttggagaaggagagaaagagg ACAGAGGTCATCCTTACCAAGACATTTGTTGGAAAAAGGACTACAGCAGTGACCAACACTGACCTACCCAAAACTCCACCAAACCCCACAAGAGTCGACCACCTCATAGTTAATCAGATGAGAGAACAAGCAAGG GTGGCGAGCCTTCTGGATAGAATGGagtgtctgtacaacatttccctcGATACCAACATCCACACAGCACTGAACAGGCATCATATGGCTATTTGCATCACTCAGGCAAGACGCAAGGAGGAGATTGCCAGCATGTCCGAACACCAGCGGCAGAGAGCTCACTTCACAGAGGACAGAG ACACCCTGTTGTTGGCCATTGCACTGAAGGACCTAGCTGCAACCACAAGGAAGCTCCGCACAGCCCTGTGGTGTGCCCTCCAGATGACACTACCGAAACCTATCAATAAGCGGGACCACCATGTTAACAGGGAGGCTACACACAGAGAGGGGTGCTCCTCTCCATTTGAGGGATACTCCTTTAAGTTATGA
- the fzd2 gene encoding frizzled-2 produces MNLWKTWSVALLLPLLISAQYQGDTGIVVPEHGFCQPISIPLCTDIAYNQTIMPNLVGHYNQEDAGLEVHQFYPLVKVQCSPELKFFLCSMYAPVCTVLEKAIPPCRSICERAKQGCEALMNKFGFQWPDRLRCENFPVLGDGQICVGQNDSSAATVPPIMSVPGTQGIVSTHERPFRCPPVLKVPPYVNYKFLDEKDCAAPCEPSRSGGNMFFSDKEIHFSRIWILVWSVLCCASTLFTVTTYLVDMQRFRYPERPIIFLSGCYTMVSIAYIAGYFLGDRVVCNDSFSPDGYKTIVQGTKKEGCTILFMMLYFFSMASSIWWVILSLTWFLAAGMKWGHEAIEANSQYFHLAAWAVPAVKTISILAIGQIEGDVLSGVCFVSLSNLDPLRGFVLAPLFIYLFIGTSFLLAGFVSLFRIRTIMKHDGTKTEKLERLMVRIGVFSVLYTVPATIVIACFFYEQAFRPHWERSWVSHNCRGLAIPCPLQTGPRMTPDFTVYMIKYLMTLIVGITSGFWIWSGKTLHSWHKFYSRLTNGKHGETTV; encoded by the coding sequence ATGAACTTGTGGAAGACCTGGTCTGTTGCACTCCTGCTGCCTCTGCTGATATCAGCCCAGTATCAAGGGGACACCGGAATAGTCGTCCCGGAGCATGGATTTTGTCAGCCGATTTCAATACCTCTGTGCACGGACATAGCCTATAACCAAACCATAATGCCAAATTTAGTCGGCCATTACAACCAGGAAGACGCAGGGCTCGAGGTGCACCAGTTTTACCCTCTTGTAAAGGTACAGTGCTCGCCGGAGTTAAAATTCTTCCTGTGCTCCATGTATGCGCCTGTGTGCACAGTTCTGGAGAAGGCCATTCCTCCCTGCAGGTCAATCTGCGAGAGAGCCAAGCAGGGCTGCGAGGCTCTCATGAACAAGTTCGGCTTTCAGTGGCCGGACCGACTGCGCTGCGAGAACTTCCCTGTGCTGGGAGACGGACAGATCTGTGTGGGCCAAAATGATTCCTCTGCCGCCACCGTCCCACCCATCATGTCTGTCCCGGGGACCCAGGGCATTGTCTCCACACATGAGAGGCCTTTTCGTTGCCCGCCTGTTCTCAAAGTACCCCCATATGTGAATTATAAGTTTTTAGATGAGAAGGATTGTGCAGCTCCCTGTGAGCCATCAAGGAGCGGTGGGAACATGTTTTTCAGTGATAAAGAGATTCATTTCTCCCGCATATGGATTCTGGTTTGGTCTGTGCTTTGTTGTGCATCGACATTATTCACAGTAACCACCTATTTAGTTGACATGCAGCGCTTCAGATACCCTGAGCGACCTATCATCTTCCTGTCTGGCTGCTACACAATGGTCTCCATAGCCTACATAGCTGGCTACTTCCTGGGGGACAGAGTGGTGTGCAATGATAGCTTCAGCCCAGATGGCTATAAAACCATCGTCCAAGGCACCAAAAAGGAAGGTTGCACCATCCTCTTCATGATGCTCTATTTCTTCAGCATGGCCAGCTCCATCTGGTGGGTCATCCTGTCTCTCACCTGGTTCCTGGCAGCAGGTATGAAGTGGGGCCATGAGGCTATTGAGGCCAACTCTCAGTATTTTCACCTGGCAGCCTGGGCAGTGCCAGCCGTCAAGACCATCAGCATCCTGGCCATCGGGCAGATCGAGGGTGATGTGCTCAGCGGTGTCTGCTTCGTCAGTCTCAGCAACCTGGACCCTCTACGAGGTTTTGTGTTGGCCCCGCTCTTCATTTATCTCTTCATCGGTACCTCTTTCTTGCTGGCCGGCTTTGTGTCACTGTTCCGAATTCGCACCATCATGAAACATGATGGCACGAAGACTGAGAAGCTGGAGCGACTGATGGTGCGGATCGGGGTATTCAGCGTGCTCTACACCGTCCCTGCCACCATTGTTATTGCCTGCTTCTTCTATGAGCAGGCCTTCCGCCCCCACTGGGAGCGCAGCTGGGTCAGCCATAACTGCAGGGGCTTGGCCATCCCCTGCCCTTTGCAGACCGGGCCCCGCATGACTCCAGACTTCACTGTCTACATGATCAAGTACCTGATGACACTGATAGTGGGTATCACCTCCGGTTTCTGGATCTGGTCTGGAAAGACTCTCCACTCCTGGCATAAGTTCTACAGTAGACTGACAAATGGCAAACATGGAGAGACCACTGTGTAG